The Bacillaceae bacterium S4-13-56 genome window below encodes:
- the metA gene encoding homoserine O-succinyltransferase, protein MPINIPKKLPARDILEKENIFLMEDERAVTQDIRPLNIIILNLMPEKERTETQLLRLLSNSPLQVHAHFLHTATYESKNVSKSHLEEFYHTFSEIKNRKFDGMIITGAPIELLAFEEVDYWKELTEIMEWSKIHVTSVLHICWGAQAALYHHYGIEKYKLPDKLTGVFTHQLHHQTTKLLRGMDDEFLAPHSRYTDVPKEAILRHEDLILLASSEEAGAFIVMSKDEKHVMVTGHIEYDADTLGEEYHRDQSRGVNSPVPVHYYPDNNPENKPLNRWRSQAYLLFSNWLNYYVYQETPYQWE, encoded by the coding sequence TTGCCAATTAATATTCCTAAGAAATTACCAGCTCGCGATATTCTTGAAAAGGAAAATATATTTTTAATGGAAGATGAACGTGCGGTCACTCAGGATATTCGTCCATTAAATATCATTATATTAAACTTAATGCCAGAAAAAGAACGAACAGAGACACAGCTTCTTCGTTTATTAAGTAACTCCCCTCTTCAAGTACATGCCCATTTCTTACATACAGCAACCTATGAATCTAAAAATGTAAGCAAATCCCACCTTGAAGAGTTCTACCATACTTTCTCTGAAATAAAAAATCGGAAATTTGATGGAATGATTATTACGGGGGCACCCATTGAACTTTTAGCTTTTGAAGAGGTGGATTATTGGAAGGAATTAACCGAAATCATGGAATGGTCCAAAATTCATGTGACTTCCGTTCTCCATATTTGCTGGGGAGCACAAGCTGCTTTATACCATCATTATGGCATCGAAAAATATAAGCTTCCAGACAAATTAACCGGCGTTTTCACCCATCAATTACACCACCAGACTACGAAATTACTACGTGGAATGGACGATGAATTTCTTGCTCCCCACTCCCGCTATACCGACGTTCCAAAGGAAGCTATTCTACGGCATGAGGATCTTATTCTCCTAGCTTCTTCTGAAGAGGCTGGGGCCTTTATTGTCATGTCAAAAGATGAAAAGCATGTCATGGTAACTGGACATATCGAGTATGATGCAGATACTCTTGGAGAGGAATATCATCGTGACCAATCCCGTGGGGTAAATTCTCCTGTCCCAGTTCATTATTATCCAGATAATAATCCTGAAAATAAACCACTTAACCGTTGGCGCTCGCAAGCCTACTTGCTATTTTCCAATTGGTTAAACTATTACGTTTATCAGGAAACTCCCTATCAATGGGAATAA
- a CDS encoding histidine phosphatase family protein yields the protein MKIGLVRDGITDWNMEWRAQGRTDVPLNETGIEQAQAVAKRLSTEKWELVVSSDLSRAYETGKTISDMLGIPLIKDTRLEEMGFGEIEGTTEKERVERWGEEWRQLDLGFEPKEEAMSRSLACVEEFCEKHSDKNILFVSHGATLNQLIRGLLRDPEFDQGLNNTSVSVFEKNTIEWRCTLLNCAKHLEEQLTK from the coding sequence ATGAAAATTGGCTTAGTTCGGGATGGGATAACGGATTGGAATATGGAGTGGAGAGCTCAGGGGAGAACGGATGTCCCTTTAAATGAAACCGGTATAGAACAAGCTCAAGCAGTCGCAAAAAGACTTTCTACAGAAAAATGGGAACTTGTCGTTTCAAGTGATTTGTCTAGAGCCTATGAAACAGGGAAAACTATTTCAGATATGCTAGGTATCCCTTTAATCAAGGATACAAGATTAGAAGAGATGGGATTTGGTGAAATCGAAGGAACTACCGAAAAAGAACGTGTAGAAAGATGGGGAGAGGAATGGAGACAGCTTGACCTGGGTTTTGAACCAAAGGAGGAAGCTATGTCTCGAAGTCTAGCTTGTGTAGAAGAGTTTTGTGAAAAGCACTCAGATAAGAATATCCTCTTTGTGAGCCATGGTGCTACCTTAAACCAATTAATAAGGGGACTATTAAGAGATCCTGAATTTGATCAAGGATTAAACAATACTTCCGTTTCTGTTTTTGAAAAAAATACAATTGAATGGAGATGTACTTTATTGAATTGTGCAAAGCATTTGGAAGAGCAATTAACAAAGTAA